The sequence GCACAGGTTCGGCGGAAGCGGCGCGCTGGCCGGACATCCGATCGGCAACCTGTTGATGGCCGGCCTGAACGAGGTTCTTGCCGATCCCGTTGCGGCGCTTGACGAATTGGGCAGGATGCTGGGCGTCAAGGGCCGGGTGCTGCCGATGTGCCCCATCGCATTGCAGATCGAGGCCGATGTCGCAGGGCTGGAATCGGATCCGCGGATGAGCCGGGTGATCCGCGGCCAGGTGGCCATCGCCACCACGCCGGGCAAGGTTCGCCGCGTGCGACTGCTGCCGAGCGATCCGCCTGCCACCCGGCAGGCCGTGGACGCCATCATGAGCGCAGACCTCGTGGTGCTCGGTCCCGGCTCGTGGTTCACCAGCGTCATCCCCCATGTCCTCGTGCCGGAACTGGTCGCAGCGCTGAAGGCCACCACCGCTCGACGGGCGCTGGTGCTCAACCTGGTCGCCGAGCCGGGGGAGACGGCGGGTTTCTCGGTGGAGCGGCACATCCATGTGCTGTCCCAGCATGCCCCCGGCTTCACCGTGAACGAGATCGTCGTCGACGTCTCACAAGTGCCCGCTGAGCGGGAGAGGGAGCAGCTGATCCGCACGGCGACGATATTGGGTGCTGCAGTTCAGTTTGCTGAGGTGTCCAGACCTGGTACACCTTTACATGACCCGGCGAGGTTGGCCGCGGCGTTGGAGGGGGTTCGCTTGCGAGGAACGGAACCTGGCGGCACCCTCCACCAGCCGACGGTCGCCACACCCGCCCGGATTGTTGACGGACCGAGAGGTGACGACCCGTGGCGATGACTGCCGAGGTCAAGGACGAGTTGAGCCGTCTGGTCGTCAATTCGGTCAGCGCGCGCCGTGCCGAGGTCGCATCGTTGCTGCGGTTTGCCGGGGGCCTGCACATCGTCTCGGGCCGGGTCGTGGTGGAGGCGGAGGTCGATCTCGGCATCATCGCGCGTCGCCTTCGCAAGGACATCTTCGATCTCTACGGCTACAACGCCCTCGTTCATGTGTTGTCCGCCAGCGGGATTCGCAAGAACACCCGATACGTGGTGCGCGTCGCCAAGGACGGCGAGGCGTTGGCGCGCCAGACCGGCCTGCTGGATCTTCGCGGGCGGCCGGTGCGCGGGTTGCCTGCCCAGGTCGTCGGCGGCAGCGTGGCCGATGCGGAAGCGGCGTGGCGCGGCGCGTTCCTGGCCCACGGCTCATTGACCGAACCCGGTCGGTCGTCCGCCCTTGAGGTCAGCTGCCCGGGACCGGAGGCGGCGCTGGCGCTCGTGGGCGCGGCGCGGCGGCTCGGCGTCAGCGCGAAGGCGCGCGAGGTGCGCGGCGCCGACCGCGTCGTCGTGCGCGACGGAGAGGCGATCGGCGCGTTGCTGACCCGCATGGGCGCCCAGGACACGAGGCTGACGTGGGAAGAGCGCCGGATGCGCCGGGAGGTGCGGGCGACCGCGAACCGGCTTGCGAACTTTGACGACGCGAACCTGCGTCGGTCGGCGAGGGCGGCGGTGGCGGCGGCTGCCCGGGTCGAGCGGGCGCTGGAGATCCTCGGTGACACCGTCCCCGACCATCTGTCCGCCGCGGGCAAGCTTCGCGTCGAGCACCGGCAGGCATCGCTCGAGGAGCTTGGCCGACTTGCCGACCCGGTGATGACGAAAGATGCTGTAGCGGGACGTATTCGGCGGCTGCTGTCGATGGCCGACCGTAAGGCCAAGCAAGACGGGATTCCCGACACCGAGTCGGCCGTCACCCCCGATCTGCTCGACGACGCCTAGCACTCAGTGGCCAGTTATGGCACGAAATTCGGGCACAAACGTGGCATAACTAGCCACTCGGCGGGATTCTCGGTGCTAGTCGGGTGATTGCTCGAGCAACTACCGTGAGCTCATGGCGACACTGAGGGTCGGCGCGGCGTATCCGGACCCGCCGTTCAACGGTATGCCCGACGACGGTGGCCTCGACATCGATCTGATGACCGCGGTGACGGAGAAACTCGGTACGGGCCTCGAGTTCCTCGCCTACGAAGGAGCGGACTTCAACGGCATCTTCGACGCGCTGGCCGCCGGGGAGTTCGACTGTATCGCCGCGGGCACCACCGTCACCGCCGAGCGGGAGACGAAGGCGACGTTCGCCCCGCCGTACCTGATCTCCGGCCAGTCGCTCGCTGTCGATGCCCGGCGGCTGCCCGACGTGCATTCGGTCGACGATCTCGACGGCCTGACCATCGGCGTGCAACGGGGCAACACCAGCGGCCCGGTCGCCGAGCAACTCGTCGCCGACGGCAAGGCGGCGGGCGTCAGGGTCTACGAGTACGGGGACATCCGCGCCGCGCTCGATGACCTCACCTCAGGCGGCTGCGACGTGTTCATGAAGCTCGCTGCCGTTCTGACCGAGCTCGTCAAGCCGATCGCAGGCGTCGAGGTGGTGCAGCGCGGCATTTCCACCGAGAACATCGCGGTTGCGGTCCGCCTCGGTGATCAGGACCTGCTCGCCAGGATCACCGTCGCCCAGGCCGAGCTGGAGGAGGACGGCACGCTGCAGCGAATCCGCCGCAGATGGCTGGGCAACCCGTATGCCGACCAGAGCCTCGCAATGCTCTGACCAGCCTGCACGTGACGGCACTCACACCACTACGCTGGCCTGTAGAAACCAGGCAGAAAAAGGGAGACTCACGTGACCATCCGGGTAGGCGTTAACGGCTTCGGCCGAATCGGACGCAACTTCTTCCGGGCCCTCGC is a genomic window of Mycobacterium sp. ITM-2016-00318 containing:
- a CDS encoding ABC transporter substrate-binding protein, giving the protein MATLRVGAAYPDPPFNGMPDDGGLDIDLMTAVTEKLGTGLEFLAYEGADFNGIFDALAAGEFDCIAAGTTVTAERETKATFAPPYLISGQSLAVDARRLPDVHSVDDLDGLTIGVQRGNTSGPVAEQLVADGKAAGVRVYEYGDIRAALDDLTSGGCDVFMKLAAVLTELVKPIAGVEVVQRGISTENIAVAVRLGDQDLLARITVAQAELEEDGTLQRIRRRWLGNPYADQSLAML
- the whiA gene encoding DNA-binding protein WhiA, coding for MTAEVKDELSRLVVNSVSARRAEVASLLRFAGGLHIVSGRVVVEAEVDLGIIARRLRKDIFDLYGYNALVHVLSASGIRKNTRYVVRVAKDGEALARQTGLLDLRGRPVRGLPAQVVGGSVADAEAAWRGAFLAHGSLTEPGRSSALEVSCPGPEAALALVGAARRLGVSAKAREVRGADRVVVRDGEAIGALLTRMGAQDTRLTWEERRMRREVRATANRLANFDDANLRRSARAAVAAAARVERALEILGDTVPDHLSAAGKLRVEHRQASLEELGRLADPVMTKDAVAGRIRRLLSMADRKAKQDGIPDTESAVTPDLLDDA
- the yvcK gene encoding uridine diphosphate-N-acetylglucosamine-binding protein YvcK, with protein sequence MSSRIVALGGGHGLYATLSAARRLTPHVTAVVTVADDGGSSGRLRSELDVVPPGDLRMALAALASDSPHGRLWATILQHRFGGSGALAGHPIGNLLMAGLNEVLADPVAALDELGRMLGVKGRVLPMCPIALQIEADVAGLESDPRMSRVIRGQVAIATTPGKVRRVRLLPSDPPATRQAVDAIMSADLVVLGPGSWFTSVIPHVLVPELVAALKATTARRALVLNLVAEPGETAGFSVERHIHVLSQHAPGFTVNEIVVDVSQVPAEREREQLIRTATILGAAVQFAEVSRPGTPLHDPARLAAALEGVRLRGTEPGGTLHQPTVATPARIVDGPRGDDPWR